Genomic DNA from Lusitaniella coriacea LEGE 07157:
GATCGGTTACACCCCAAAACCAAAATCCACTACAGCGTTCCACATCCAAACAGGCTCGAATTAAGTCGCCGTAGACTTTTGCTTGTTGGGCTAACTTTTTGGGTAAGGAATCGGAGGAATTTCCCAGACGAATGTCGGTTTCTGTAATTTGGATTTCAATCCCCAATCCCGACAAGCGTTCTAGGGTTTGCTTCAACCCTTCATAGCTGGGTGGCTTGTCGAGTCCGATGTGCATTTGTAACCCTACGCCATCCAAGGGAACGCCCCGTTCTAAGAGTCCTGTAAGGAGGTTGTAGAGGGCATCAACTTTGAGCTGTGCGCTTTTTCCCCAACCGGAACCGTCGTATTCGTTATAAAAAAGATGGGCTTGAGGATCGGCTTCTCGCGCCCATTTGAACGAGAGATCGATATATTCTGGGCCAATCCCGCGCAACCAAATGAGATCGCGCAAGGATGCATCGGGTGCGAGGGCTTCGTTGACCACATCCCAAGCATAAACTTTACCGCGATAATGACTGACAACGGTATCGATGTGATCGTGCAGGAGTTCGAGGAGTTCTTCTCGCGTCCAGTCTCCGGCTTTGAGCCAGTCGGCTAAACCGCGTTGCCAGACTAAGGTATGTCCAAATACTCTCATGTCGCGCGATCGCGCGAATTCTACAATCTCATCCGCCTTAGAAAAGTCAAAGCGCCCTTGTTCGGGTTGCAAGCGCTGGAATTTCATCTCGTTCTCTGTCACCAGTTGGTTGAATTCCTCGGAGAGAATGCGCCGATAGTTTTCATCCTTGCGAATGGGACCTAGGGTGGCGGCTGCACCAATCCCAAATCCTTTCCGTTCCGCCAGGACTCTCAGGGGGACTCGCTCAACGGAATTTTGAGGGTCAACAGAAGGGGTTTCTTGGGGGTCCACCGTCGTACAAGCGCTGATGAACAGGAGTAATAATAACGCCATCAGGGCTAGGATTAAAGCCGAGGAACGCTTGCCCATTGCAAGATTTTGAGACATTGCACCAAGGAAGAAAAATTTAAGCTTAATCGAGGGAATCTTCAAATTTATAGCCCGCACCCACCACTGTTTTGATAAAGGTTGGGTTGGCAGTATCCAGTTCGATTTTTTTTCGCAAGCGTCGGATGTGTGTATCCACAACCCGTTCGTCGCCAAAAAAGTCGTTTCCCCATAGTTTATCAATCAGTTGGGTGCGACTCCAGACGCGATTGGGCGCGCTCATCAAGGTGGCAAGAAGGTTAAACTCTAGGGCGGTTAAATCGAGGGGTTCTGGGGAGTCTGGGGTGAGGTTGCGCGTTGCAGTATGGCGGTCGAGGTCGAGGATGAAATGGGACGTGAAAATGGTGGTATTTTTTTCGGCGTGACGCAAGCTGCGGCGCAAAAGCGCGCGAACTCTAGCGACAAGTTCTCTGGGGGAGAAGGGTTTAACGAGGTAGTCATCTGCGCCGGTGGAAAGTCCGATCACGCGATCGATTTCTTCGCCTCTCGCCGTTAGCATGAGGATGTAGGGGTCTTTTTGTTGGTTTTTTTGGCGGATTCGGGTGCAGACTTCCAAGCCATCTAAACCGGGAAGCATGAGATCGAGAATAATGACATCGGGGTGTTGGGTTTGAACGGCTTCGATTGCTTGTAATCCATCTGCCGCGCGATCGCACAGAAACCCTTCTCTGGCAAGGGTTTGCTCGATCAGTTGGGCAATCTCAAAGTCGTCCTCAACAATTAAAATCTCCATCACCGAATCGCGCCCAGCCCCATCCTTTTTAAACTCATCATATACTCTATTTCACAGTGAAAGTGCTGACCGCCCAGCCAGGGGGAAACTTCCAGAAGCAATGCTATCTGTATAACCCAGATCCTGGATTTCATCGAGGTTTAACCTTGTAAACTTTGAATTTTGAAGGTTTAAACTTTGAAAATTGAGCTTTAAGGTTTAAACTTTGACCTTTGAATTTTGAACCGCTTTCTGCGATTG
This window encodes:
- a CDS encoding response regulator transcription factor; the encoded protein is MEILIVEDDFEIAQLIEQTLAREGFLCDRAADGLQAIEAVQTQHPDVIILDLMLPGLDGLEVCTRIRQKNQQKDPYILMLTARGEEIDRVIGLSTGADDYLVKPFSPRELVARVRALLRRSLRHAEKNTTIFTSHFILDLDRHTATRNLTPDSPEPLDLTALEFNLLATLMSAPNRVWSRTQLIDKLWGNDFFGDERVVDTHIRRLRKKIELDTANPTFIKTVVGAGYKFEDSLD
- a CDS encoding endo-1,4-beta-xylanase: MSQNLAMGKRSSALILALMALLLLLFISACTTVDPQETPSVDPQNSVERVPLRVLAERKGFGIGAAATLGPIRKDENYRRILSEEFNQLVTENEMKFQRLQPEQGRFDFSKADEIVEFARSRDMRVFGHTLVWQRGLADWLKAGDWTREELLELLHDHIDTVVSHYRGKVYAWDVVNEALAPDASLRDLIWLRGIGPEYIDLSFKWAREADPQAHLFYNEYDGSGWGKSAQLKVDALYNLLTGLLERGVPLDGVGLQMHIGLDKPPSYEGLKQTLERLSGLGIEIQITETDIRLGNSSDSLPKKLAQQAKVYGDLIRACLDVERCSGFWFWGVTDRYTWVNGITGTPEDPLIFDRFYQPKPAYDAIARELKKSA